TCTCAGACTCCAGACACAGAGCTCCAGAAAACTGAGAGCTGCAGTAATTCATAGCATCTTCCCAGGACATTTCAGCAGGACTCACATGAATGAAGCTCTCTGACAACAACAGACATCCAAAACTAGTCAAATACAGCAGATTATAATGACATGTGAAGAGAAAATAGGAGTAAATTTAACTTTAAAGCTGTTGTGTGTGTCGTCTTACTGTAGCACAGAGAATAGATATTATTGGTAATAACTTTCATCCACCGCCCATCAGGGATACTCATGAAAGCATTAGTTTTGCTCTGATCAGTGATTGGATTCCAGTTTCTGTAAGCGGATCGTCCTCCATCTCTCCAGTCCACACTGTCATTCAGCAGGCCGATCCAGAAAGGAGTATTACTCTGTGTTCCATTGTTCTTCACCAGGTTATTTTCCTCCTCATTTCTGATAGAGACTAAATCAGTGTGATTCTCTCTGCAGTAAAGCTGAGCATCAGACCAGCTCTTTGGTTGTAGGATTAATGTGTAGATGTATGATGATCCTCCAGCTTCTGTGTGGATGAAGGaaaagtttattttgtttaatcacATTGAAATTATGATAAGCTGATATTTATTACCTTGTTTATAGCACATGAAGTGTTTTGTCTCATTGCACAGGATAGATTCCCAATCTCCACTAGCACTCATAGCAGCACAGCGTGTTTGATCAGAATAACTTGGAGAATATCTGCTGTATGAAACATCATCACCATTTGACCATTTCAGACTGTAGTTTCCTCTATAAACACCAATCCAGCCTGTTGGAAAGCTTCTATTTAACAGTTGCAGTAGTTTATTATTGTCTTGTTGGTCATAAACTGTGA
The Danio rerio strain Tuebingen ecotype United States chromosome 4, GRCz12tu, whole genome shotgun sequence genome window above contains:
- the LOC100331140 gene encoding lymphocyte antigen 75 isoform X1, translating into MMLMMFLQMLLICAFPPSAAEGRLRQFYILKQRVNVSDAESLCRVNYTDLVTVYDQQDNNKLLQLLNRSFPTGWIGVYRGNYSLKWSNGDDVSYSRYSPSYSDQTRCAAMSASGDWESILCNETKHFMCYKQEAGGSSYIYTLILQPKSWSDAQLYCRENHTDLVSIRNEEENNLVKNNGTQSNTPFWIGLLNDSVDWRDGGRSAYRNWNPITDQSKTNAFMSIPDGRWMKVITNNIYSLCYKSFIHVSPAEMSWEDAMNYCSSQFSGALCLESENDQTETQRELNRNNISAPVWVGLRQSRLFGFWMWINGLVVGNWTNWKGRVTPELPLSQHCAAMEKVNGRYTLTDKDCRSKYRVLCEENYVSGSTIQTTNSVSNHDSG
- the LOC100331140 gene encoding lymphocyte antigen 75 isoform X2, which codes for MMLMMFLQMLLISFPPSAAEGRLRQFYILKQRVNVSDAESLCRVNYTDLVTVYDQQDNNKLLQLLNRSFPTGWIGVYRGNYSLKWSNGDDVSYSRYSPSYSDQTRCAAMSASGDWESILCNETKHFMCYKQEAGGSSYIYTLILQPKSWSDAQLYCRENHTDLVSIRNEEENNLVKNNGTQSNTPFWIGLLNDSVDWRDGGRSAYRNWNPITDQSKTNAFMSIPDGRWMKVITNNIYSLCYKSFIHVSPAEMSWEDAMNYCSSQFSGALCLESENDQTETQRELNRNNISAPVWVGLRQSRLFGFWMWINGLVVGNWTNWKGRVTPELPLSQHCAAMEKVNGRYTLTDKDCRSKYRVLCEENYVSGSTIQTTNSVSNHDSG
- the LOC100331140 gene encoding lymphocyte antigen 75 isoform X3, which produces MMLMMFLQMLLICAAEGRLRQFYILKQRVNVSDAESLCRVNYTDLVTVYDQQDNNKLLQLLNRSFPTGWIGVYRGNYSLKWSNGDDVSYSRYSPSYSDQTRCAAMSASGDWESILCNETKHFMCYKQEAGGSSYIYTLILQPKSWSDAQLYCRENHTDLVSIRNEEENNLVKNNGTQSNTPFWIGLLNDSVDWRDGGRSAYRNWNPITDQSKTNAFMSIPDGRWMKVITNNIYSLCYKSFIHVSPAEMSWEDAMNYCSSQFSGALCLESENDQTETQRELNRNNISAPVWVGLRQSRLFGFWMWINGLVVGNWTNWKGRVTPELPLSQHCAAMEKVNGRYTLTDKDCRSKYRVLCEENYVSGSTIQTTNSVSNHDSG
- the LOC100331140 gene encoding secretory phospholipase A2 receptor isoform X4 yields the protein MSASGDWESILCNETKHFMCYKQEAGGSSYIYTLILQPKSWSDAQLYCRENHTDLVSIRNEEENNLVKNNGTQSNTPFWIGLLNDSVDWRDGGRSAYRNWNPITDQSKTNAFMSIPDGRWMKVITNNIYSLCYKSFIHVSPAEMSWEDAMNYCSSQFSGALCLESENDQTETQRELNRNNISAPVWVGLRQSRLFGFWMWINGLVVGNWTNWKGRVTPELPLSQHCAAMEKVNGRYTLTDKDCRSKYRVLCEENYVSGSTIQTTNSVSNHDSG